AGGGTCACGGTCACCGCCATGTGCAACATGGACCTCAGCCGCTTCCCTCTGGATACCCAGACGTGCTCTTTGGAGATAGAAAGCTGTGAGTGGATTCTGATTCATCACTGCATCTTTCATATCTTGACAAAAGCCTCCCAAGAGCGATGcccacatgaaaagaaaaacaaacaaacaagcacacctCCTTTTTATCTTGTGTTCTGCAACATCTGATACAACCAGATGCAGCGCGCGATATATAGTTTGACCTAAATGAACACTGGAGTTGGGTGTTTTAAACTCAGTTAACTCAGCGTGGCCCATTTGGGCAAATTCAACGATTTCCATCATAGTCCTCGAAAATTAGAATCGGAGTCTACCAGAATAATTATCTTATGATAAATACACTTTACAACAGTTGTGACGTGTAACATTTTGGAGGTGAGCAAGAGTGCATGCAATGAACTCATTTGCACAGCGGCATGTAAATACGGTGGGCGTGGCACGGTGAGGAACAATCAGTTCGCGCATTACTTACCGTTTTTCATATGACTGTTTGACTAATGTTGTCGGTTAGTGATGGGCTATGACGCTTTCCCGATTTCCATCTTACGTCACCCGGGTAGAAACAGAAATGGATTGAACATCGAGGAACCCCTGTGCTATATTTAGAGATGTTTTTCATCCGATTCATGAATTAATCAACCAAATAAATGACAGATCAACTATTGTAAAGGCCTAGATTAGAATAAATGcctgatatacatttatgttgAGAATAGTAATCATTGAACTTTGAACCAACTTTGAACCACTTTGTTCAAGTtcagggcgggcggggggccgGCGATTGTCATGGTTTAGTTTGTTCCCCGTTCTCACAGATGCGTACACGGACGACGACTTGATGCTTTACTGGAAGAAAGGCAACGAATCCCTGAACACGGACGACAGAATATCCCTTTCCCAGTTCCTCATCCAGAAATTTCACACCACCACCAAGCTGGCTTTCTACAGCAGCACAGGTAATCTCCTCCTTCCAAACGCCAGCATCCACACGAGATTCCAATTCTACTCGTTTAGCTTTCAGAGGCTCTCCCACACTGCGGATCAGTGTGGGAGAAACTCCGAAGGCAAATTCCAGCTCGATGTAAACTGTGCTCCTTGCGCTATACCGCGCTAGTATTTAAATTTCACACTGACATCCAATGTATCAAATGACTTCGAACAACTTGTGCGGCGCTTTGAAGGCCCTGCAGCGGTTTTCCGAGCGCCCATCTCTTCCCTGCTTGCAAGAGCCTCTGAAGTGTTAAAAGGATTTTGCGCGCTATCTTCCCTTGCCAGAAATAGCATGAACCTTTTCCTTGAAGTGGTTTCACGTCCAATCAACTGCATGTACAcatcactctgtgtgtgtgtgtgtgtttgttctccCCAGGCTGGTACAACCGCTTGTACATCCACTTCACCCTGCGGCGCCACATCTTCTTCTTCCTGCTGCAGACCTACTTCCCCGCTACGCTCATGGTCATGTTGTCTTGGGTGTCCTTCTGGATCGACCGCAGGGCCGTACCTGCTAGAGTCCCCTTAGGTAAgaactctccccccccccccccccccacacacacacacaccctcctttCAGTCTACTCCAGAGATCAGCCCTTTCCGGTTTTGGAGTAATGCAGCTTTAATGTTCACAAAGGAAGGCTTTTAAAGAAAGCCCATCCAACGGGGCTCCTCCGTAGCCTGGATTAGTTCGAGACTGAATTCCGTAGAAATTGGCACGAGATGCTTTCATTCAAGggaaatgaaagaatgaaaatgtatgCTTGACGATTGGGCAGATGAATACGGGACATCAAACTATATCATAGCAATCTGCAGATACCAAAACTAATTTACTCCTAAAATCCAATTATTCAAATGTGATGAGATCCCGACAGTGACATGACATCATGAGAAAAATTGCAATGCGTACACTCAATTCCTGAAACGTGGCACGTTGTCaagctaacaaaacaaaaaaaaaagaactgccaTGAAGCAAACGGGATTAGCCATGTATTAGTTGACTCATTTGCTTCACATTGTTTTGAATGTTGACTTTGCAAAATCTGAAAACTGTTTGGAAAACtgtgttttcatttcctttCCCATTTGTTCAGGTTTTAAATCAATGCTTCCTCTAGAACAGTGGTTCACAAGTAGGCTACCGCTTTAAAAAATACCCTCCAAGTACCCTCCTAATGACTGTAGCGTAATAGGCCCACATGTTCATCAAAAAATGAGGGAGAGGTTTTGTTGTTCCCTAAAAatcatatttcatgtttttgtttgacacGACAGCGTTATGCACCAAAATTCCCAAACTGCACTGAAATAGAGAGGGGGAAAGTGTACCTAAATAATGATGCAATTAAAATGTATGGCAAGGACGCTCCCATAGCTGATGTCATGTTGTGCCTCTTTGGACAGCAAACTAGTTGAGACTGAATCAAATGTTGGTTGCAGCCAGTCATGTACTCCATTTTAACAATTCATTAATTGTTAATTAATTAACAATTCATTCCAGTTAATCAACGAGTCTATTCTTGGGTCCATTCTTAACATTGACATTGGGTATGAATTACCTTGGGTTCTTCTTAAAGTCACAACTCACGGtaacatttcatttgttttaggtgtttttttggggtggggtgggggggggcgggttccAGTGTTCATGCAGTTCTAAACATAATTTAGGCTAAATTTGACCTTTGGGTTATTTGACTTTAGACTCCACACGattatttttaatgagatgGTCAAACCGAAATGGTCTAAACTGCTGTTTCCATGGCACCGACTTACTAAGCAGAATAATGCTGCTCGGAGGAGTAGCGGAGGAAGTTCGGAAAGGCTCTCATTATGtcgtttttcttcaaattcGTTTGGGctcaatcaataaaaatggcCTGCCAAGTCATGCACTCTATGTTGtcccaattaccggtacttcaagACCTGATCAGTCAAGAAAGAAATTGTTCACATTCATTCACATTGGTCAATCTGTGCCGTTTAATCAAGTTGGGAAAGAAGGCAACACTCCCTATTCATGTGCgtcatgaattttaaaaaaaaaccttcctgatttttaatgcatgttttttctcCTTCAGCCTCACAAATAAAAAGCTGTTTATTTCCTAATGTGACAATCTAAAGCCGGAGGCCCACCACAGAGGACAGCTGCAGGCATACTGTGTCCTACATCCTTACATGCAGTCTGACCTTGCTGTGGAGCACAACCACGCAAATAATCGCATCTCATGCCGTTCAGTATTGCGATCTGTTTTTGTGTCTGATTTCATACGGGCTTATAGCCAGctgagatgtatttttttttgtgtgcgtgtgtgtgcgtttctcTTGGCAGGGATCACCACTGTGCTCACCATGTCCACCATCATCACCGGGGTCAACGCCTCCATGCCGCGGGTGTCCTATATCAAGGCGGTGGACATTTATCTGTGGGTcagctttgtttttgtcttcctgTCGGTGATAGAGTACGCCGCCGTCAACTACCTGTCCACCGTGCAGGAAAGGAAAGAGAGGAAGCTCAGGGAGAGAGTAAGTGTTGCTGGGTTTTTTTGCCGTTTAAATTATTAATGGAGCATTTAACCTGGGGCATGTTGAAAAATGCGCTTTCATATTGTCACCTGCGGTGTTTATGTGCTGCACTGCACTTGGGCAAACAAATTGCCCGAAGAagattaaaatatttgttttgaaggCCTCGGTAAACAACAGAGTACCCACTGGGGGATTTATTAAAGCCAATAAGAACTAAATTGTTTCGTTTTcagatccatttttttccccatatgcAGAACAcatagtgtttaaaaaaaactgcttgttGCCTGGAGGAAGATTTCCTCTCCTACGATGTGCAAAAGACcgaaactaataaaaaaaagtaaacggaTAATGGATGATTGGATGACGCAAATTCAAATCTCTAGTCTTATTTTCCATCTTAAATGGCCTCACGGACTGGTGAAAATTCAAACTAAAATCCATGTTACATGTCACATACTTGGCACAGGCAAGAAAGATTAATATAATGTCGTGAGTACATTTTCCCCAGgggaaaaatattgaaataatctACTCCTGGCTCAGTCACCATCATAACACCTTTTATAGCTGTGCTTTTTAAAGCAACTTTTGCATATATTGCATCATACACATGTTTAGTCATCATGTTATGTCACTAAATTAAATTAAGATGCAGTACAATAAAACTACTCACTCTTTGATGACGTGACGGAAGTGGAGTGAGGCTTGCTTCCGATGACATAATGCATTGTGCTAATCAATGCTAAAAACTAAATTCAACCATGACCCTAACGAAGCCAGGCACcataattagtttttttaaaactggttGGATATGTCATATTAAAAGACGGCTCTAAATTGGTACAGGCAATAAAGAATAATACATAATCTGGTATGTTAATTTGCAATACATATGTTAAAAATTGCATCACTTGAAGCTTCTCTTGAGACCATGGCCAATTATTGGTGGGACTTCTtttcatggatggatgaaagcttaacctcatcatatttttttttaaatcaataaaatgataAATCCCATGTTTGATATGGTTGCTTGCTTGTGTGATCAGGCCCTTTCCGAGCCACGACTGGTTAGCTGGGATAGGAAATGCATGGTCGCTTGTTTTCATATCTGCTTACTTTCGTGGCGAAATTTTACACCTGTGAGACAGTCACTTTAATATGACTTGTGTTTTGCACAACTCATTCTTTTTGCCTTCCATccttccaaccatccattttctgatccgcttaacctGACAAGTGTTGGGGGgagtgctgaagcctatcccagttgtctctgGGCAGTCGGAGggggggacacaccctgaactggttgccagccaatcgcaaggcacacaactATTTGAGCTCAtgctcacacttagggacaagcaacctgccacacatgtttttggaatgtgggaggaaatttgagtacccagagaaaacccatgcaggcacgaggtgaacatgcgaactccacacaggaaggccgcagccggaatcaaacgctgcacctctgcactgtgaggcggatatgTTAACCAGTCGTGCAGCCTTCTATTTGCCCTTCAATTTGAAATACTTTTACAAAATTAGATTTAAAAGACATGCCCCATTTAAATTGACATGACCACCATCGTAAATGTATAAATACAAAGCAACTAATTTGGGCAACTCAAAATTAATTCAACGAAGGTGACACGCCAGCACCACTCTGTCCGGACAGAACGGtaatttcaaattaaattacCTTGTTCCTGTTtccttatttaattatttatattaATTTCTATTGACTTTTCTGTCCTTTTGACTTGAAATTAAGGATTAATAGTAAGAATTTGTTCTAATATACAGTAATTATATTGATGAATTTCACCCGATTTTTAGCGCCCGGTACAGTCCATGGTGTCTTTAGCATCTGAGCAGgaagtaattttattttgttttagtctCATTCGACAATTAATTGTTAACTTTATACTTTGAGGTTCCATTCGTACGGCGTcgacataacccaagctagtaCAGAAATCTATATGTCGATCACGAGCCTGCGCTAATGCAATCTTCAATTTTTGTTGGAGTAATAGCGGCAGCAGAACCACCTCTCTGCcataattataaaataattaaatgaaaaatattcatcatGGCCGGGCaacccggtagtcgagtggttagcaagtcgacttcacagtgcagaggtatcgggttcgattccagctccgacctccctgtgtggagttcgcatgttctcccagtgcttgcgtgggttttctccgggtcctccggtttcctcccacattccaaaaacatgcatggcaggctgattgaacactccaacttgtccctaggtatggGTGTGAGCACCaatgcttgttcgtttctgtgtgcccgccaactgcccgaagacagctgggataggctccagcacaccccgcaaccctagtgatgataaaagcggttcggaaaatgaatgaataattatggcCGTAAATGAATGCACTTTCTCGTGATAAGGGACAACGTATTCAATAATTGTTCCTTGACGCCAACAGTTCGAGTCAGCCATATGAAATCATCCTTTTTACATGACTTCCTCTCGTTTTAAAACTAATTAAAGTCAACATTACAAGTCAAATAATTCAGCCAATAAGCAACGTGAACGGAATTCTAAATTACCACATGTGTATGCATAAAATATGATGTTAATTTGCAGTGACTGTTTTCGAAATTGCATCAGTGTAAGCCTCTCTCGAGGCCATGGCCAAGCAACGCAGGCCTGGAGCTCACCCAGGCTCCAATATTTCATGGAGCAAATGCCAAGCATATGGAGCCAAACTCACCCACGTACCCCCGAGAAATATTTACAGCGCAAACATCGCCCAATAAATATCTCCAGTTATTTATAGGTTATTGGGAGAAGATAAACAAACGAATACtcatgcttatttttttttcttcacatttactTGCCCAGCTGCCCTGCACGTGCGGCATCGGCAACCCGGACGACATGATGATCGACCCTCAAATCACCGGATACGGCGCCATGGACATCAACACCACGGGGAACTACAGTATGCCGGAGAACGGCGGGCGCCAGGATCGAATTCTGGCTCAGGTGGCCCTAAACGATCCGCAA
This sequence is a window from Hippocampus zosterae strain Florida chromosome 14, ASM2543408v3, whole genome shotgun sequence. Protein-coding genes within it:
- the LOC127614917 gene encoding gamma-aminobutyric acid receptor subunit rho-1-like isoform X1; the protein is MRVDTALVFFICACLAGAAGKMARSRGHKLETFKQSRSRRETRMDGGSGHKTGGPIYKRSPDMTKSLMTKSEQLLRIDDHDFTMRPAFGGPPIPVGVDVQVESLDTISEVDMDFTMTLYLRHYWKDERLSFPSTNNQSMTFDSRLVKKIWVPDMFFVHSKRSFIHDTTTDNVMLRVYPDGNVLYSLRVTVTAMCNMDLSRFPLDTQTCSLEIESYAYTDDDLMLYWKKGNESLNTDDRISLSQFLIQKFHTTTKLAFYSSTGWYNRLYIHFTLRRHIFFFLLQTYFPATLMVMLSWVSFWIDRRAVPARVPLGITTVLTMSTIITGVNASMPRVSYIKAVDIYLWVSFVFVFLSVIEYAAVNYLSTVQERKERKLRERLPCTCGIGNPDDMMIDPQITGYGAMDINTTGNYSMPENGGRQDRILAQVALNDPQLTGQVKPSRGYVNIWIDTHAIDKYSRVVFPGAYILFNVIYWSIYS
- the LOC127614917 gene encoding gamma-aminobutyric acid receptor subunit rho-1-like isoform X2, producing MARSRGHKLETFKQSRSRRETRMDGGSGHKTGGPIYKRSPDMTKSLMTKSEQLLRIDDHDFTMRPAFGGPPIPVGVDVQVESLDTISEVDMDFTMTLYLRHYWKDERLSFPSTNNQSMTFDSRLVKKIWVPDMFFVHSKRSFIHDTTTDNVMLRVYPDGNVLYSLRVTVTAMCNMDLSRFPLDTQTCSLEIESYAYTDDDLMLYWKKGNESLNTDDRISLSQFLIQKFHTTTKLAFYSSTGWYNRLYIHFTLRRHIFFFLLQTYFPATLMVMLSWVSFWIDRRAVPARVPLGITTVLTMSTIITGVNASMPRVSYIKAVDIYLWVSFVFVFLSVIEYAAVNYLSTVQERKERKLRERLPCTCGIGNPDDMMIDPQITGYGAMDINTTGNYSMPENGGRQDRILAQVALNDPQLTGQVKPSRGYVNIWIDTHAIDKYSRVVFPGAYILFNVIYWSIYS